A genomic window from Lotus japonicus ecotype B-129 chromosome 1, LjGifu_v1.2 includes:
- the LOC130733921 gene encoding uncharacterized protein LOC130733921 gives MVIEQSLKFEFRASNNQAEYESLIAGLRLVVELGVQKLFIKGDSQLVVKQVNGEYQVNDPQLSKYLEIVHRLMMEIEKIRIEHIPRSQNERTDVLAKLACTGRLGNYQTVIQETLPFPNIDLVEIKIKAVKAITEGGGPSWMEPIKFFIQNPPREDDLNTREKRREASFYTLVGGELYRRGIMSPLLKCIDIKDVHGIMAEVHEGVCSSHIGGRSLAVKILRAGFYWPIIKKDCLEYVKKCVKCQVFSDLHKAPPEHLTTMMTPWPFAMWGTYILGPFPVAKAQMKYIIVAVNYFTKWIEVEALATIRAAKVRNSLWQRIVCRFGVPMALVMDNGTQFTSNLIREFCADLGIEMRFASVEHP, from the coding sequence ATGGTCATCGAGcaatctttgaaatttgaattcagGGCGAGtaacaaccaagcagaatatgaatCATTGATAGCCGGTTTAAGACTTGTCGTTGAGTTGGGAGTTCAGAAGCTATTCATCAAGGGTGATTCTCAGTTGGTGGTTAAACAAGTAAATGGAGAGTATCAAGTAAATGACCcacaactttccaaatacttggagATTGTGCATAGGCTAATGATGGAGATTGAAAAAATCAGGATAGAGCACATTCCAAGAAGTCAAAATGAGCGGACAGATGTATTGGCAAAGTTGGCTTGCACGGGACgattgggcaactaccaaacagtcattcaagaaactcTTCCTTTCCCCAATATTGACCTAGTTGAGATAAAGATAAAGGCGGTAAAGGCTATAACAGAGGGGGGGGGACCCTCATGGATGGAgccaattaaattttttattcaaaatccCCCAAGAGAGGACGATTTAAACACAAGAGAAAAGCGCAGGGAggccagtttttacacactAGTAGGCGGCGAACTGTATAGACGAGGAATAATGTCACCATTACTCAAATGCATAGACATTAAGGACGTCCATGGAATTATGGCAGAAGTTCATGAGGGTGTATGCTCTAGCCACATAGGAGGGCGATCTTTAGCCGTGAAAATATTAAGAGCGGGATTTTACTGGCCAATAATAAAGAAAGactgtttggagtatgttaaaaAATGTGTCAAGTGTCAAGTTTTTTCTGATCTGCATAAAGCCCCGCCAGAGCACTTAACAACCATGATGACACCTTGGCCCTTTGCTATGTGGGGAACATACATACTAGGTCCATTTCCAGTAGCAAAGGCGCAAATGAAGTACATTATTGTGGCGGTGAATTATTTTACTAAATGGATAGAAGTTGAGGCATTGGCGACCATTAGAGCCGCCAAAGTTAGAAACTCTTTATGGCAAAGGATAGTATGCAGATTTGGTGTTCCCATGGCATTGGTGATGGACAATGGGACTCAGTTCACTAGTAACTTGATAAGAGAGTTTTGTGCAGACCTTGGGATTGAGATGCGGTTTGCATCAGTAGAACATCCTTAG